In Plasmodium falciparum 3D7 genome assembly, chromosome: 5, the following proteins share a genomic window:
- a CDS encoding XAP-5 DNA binding protein, putative codes for MNFRKPDKTADLIDSIINSENGKVQKYVLERKRKEKEFLEKKENIKKKSMMAPKLNQMFVKNKNEDDKLISETIGLRTVHEYKKIKDEIYSNKKDNDLRERTQDDKHTKQKNFKLSFLSEDDDSDINKNESDDNKNENDDNKNESDDNKNDGDSNKNDGDSNKNDGDSNKNDGDSNKNDGDSNKNDGDSNKNDGDSNKNDGDSNKNDGDGNKSDNDMLGQQNDLNNNKSYEKNENKKELSSNRNKNKLDNKNAFTNKIMKDPTVNTSFLKDKERDKKIELKKKELRELYYKLENEQKEKVIDITYSYYDGSGHRRKISVKQKNTIGQFINKCVDNLKNEFIQLRSASCETLMFVKEDVILPNYITFYELIKNKAQGKTGPLFSFDAVENLSGITDIRKEKTDTHAGKLVEKKWYEKNKHIFPASKWEIYKPLKTYTTSYTDLFNKFI; via the exons ATGAATTTTCGAAAACCAGATAAAACAGCTGATTTAATCGATAGTATCATAAATAGTGAAAATGGGAAAGTtcaaaaatatgttttagaaagaaaaagaaaggaaaaagaatttctagaaaaaaaagaaaatataaaaaaaaaatctatgATGGCTCCAAAATTAAATCAAATGtttgttaaaaataaaaatgaagatgataaATTGATTAGCGAAACAATAGGTCTGAGAACTGtacatgaatataaaaaaattaaagatgaAATATATAGTAACAAAAAAGATAATGATTTAAGAGAAAGGACACAAGATGATAAACATACCAAACAAAAAAACTTTAAATTGTCTTTTTTGTCAGAAGATGATGATAgtgatattaataaaaatgaaagtgacgataataaaaatgaaaatgatgataataaaaatgaaagtgacgataataaaaatgacggtgattctaataaaaatgatggtgattctaataaaaatgatggtgattctaataaaaatgatggtgattctaataaaaatgatggtgattctaataaaaatgatggtgattctaataaaaatgatggtgattctaataaaaatgatggtgattctaataaaaatgatggtGATGGTAATAAAAGCGATAATGATATGCTAGGTCAACAAAATGATctaaacaataataaatcctacgaaaaaaatgaaaataaaaaagagttATCGTcgaatagaaataaaaataaattggaCAACAAAAATGCTTTTactaataaaattatgaagGACCCTACGGTAAATACATCTTTcttaaaagataaagaaagagataaaaaaatagaattaaagaaaaaagaattaagagaattatattataaattagaAAATGAACAGAAAGAAAAAGTCATAGATATTacttattcatattatgatGGTAGTGGAcatagaagaaaaatatccgttaaacaaaaaaatactaTAGgacaatttataaataaatgtgttGATaacttaaaaaatgaattcatACAATTAAGATCTGCATCATGTGAAACTTTAATGTTTGTTAAAGAAGATGTTATTCTTCCAAATTATATCACATTTTATGaacttataaaaaataaagctCAAGGAAAAACGGGAcctttattttcatttgacGCGGTCGAAAATTTATCTGGAATTACGGACATAAGGAAGGAAAAAACGGAT aCTCACGCTGGTAAATTAGTAGAAAAAAAGTGGTATGAAAAAAACAAGCACATTTTCCCAGCATCTAAATGGGAAATTTATAAACCATTGAAAACATACACAACCAGTTATACAGATTTGTTTAAtaagtttatataa
- a CDS encoding phosphoenolpyruvate/phosphate translocator, whose protein sequence is MNVLTRTLIITIFFNLQIYIGKCLNHDNIKNIKNVPMNFHLKNTNGKIYQKNKRPSQINRKNTNKQAFNIPVFSIPNYKPKYNTCTKTKNIAFVNSRINQAHNRNIQVTKAAELNAIKKIKNDKKFTLFNSGNRDNIKTYEHDINKGIIDDISTTNNSYSNIGDTSENTYQPNNFNNTLTEKKPCTFLNKAVEVGKTVSLLGMWYVCNIFYNIENKKALNILNMPITIAITQIYVGLPIFLIPWLLKLRNQPELFYDEQELKRINMSDRNALIKGFQKYVLFLKKYSSIMKQSIYHGYAHLLSVIAMGAGAISFVHIVKASAPLFAAFFSYFFMNNKMSIYTYSSLVPIVFGVSLASIKELSFTYKALYSTLSANVLSTMRAIEAKIMMGKNLDKLGRNLTPENIFALLTLSSAIFLTPALYIDSHKWKDAYEYLMNNKNVLKVLGRHVLMSGVWFYLYNQLSFISLNRLNHITHAVASTVKRVFLILTSYFIFGTKFSFLGGLGSSIAVGGTFVYSLVKKKFG, encoded by the coding sequence atgaatgtaCTCACAAGGACATTAATCAtaactattttttttaatttacaaATTTATATAGGAAAATGCTTAAatcatgataatataaaaaacatcAAAAATGTACCTATGAACTTCCATTTGAAAAATACAAATGGTAAAATATACCAAAAAAACAAACGTCCTTCACAAATTAATaggaaaaatacaaataagcAAGCATTTAATATACCCGTTTTTTCTATTCCTAATTATAAACCCAAATATAATACTTgcacaaaaacaaaaaatatagcTTTTGTAAATTCAAGAATTAATCAAGCACATAATAGAAATATCCAAGTTACTAAAGCAGCTGAATTAAatgcaataaaaaaaataaaaaatgacaaAAAATTTACTTTATTTAATTCTGGAAACagagataatataaaaacgtATGAAcatgatattaataaaggTATAATTGATGATATATCAACAACAAATAATAGCTATTCTAATATAGGAGACACAAGCGAAAATACATATCAaccaaataattttaataatacacTAACAGAAAAAAAACCATGTACCTTTCTAAATAAAGCAGTCGAAGTAGGAAAAACTGTCTCCTTATTAGGTATGTGGTATGTATGTaatatcttttataatattgaaaataaaaaggcattaaatatattaaacatgCCTATTACTATTGCTATAACACAAATATATGTTGGTTTaccaatatttttaataccatggttattaaaattaaggAATCAACCCGAACTATTTTATGATGAACAAGAATTGAAAAGAATTAATATGAGTGATCGTAATGCCTTAATCAAAGGATTCCAAAAATACGTActattcttaaaaaaatatagtagTATAATGAAACAAAGTATTTATCATGGATATGCTCATCTATTATCTGTTATTGCTATGGGTGCTGGTGCTATTAgttttgttcatattgttaAAGCTTCTGCTCCATTATTTGCTGCTTTCTTCTCATACTTctttatgaataataaaatgtccatttatacatattccTCGTTAGTACCAATCGTTTTTGGTGTCTCACTTGCTTcaataaaagaattatcCTTTACATATAAAGCACTTTATTCAACTTTATCAGCTAATGTACTTTCAACAATGAGAGCTATTGAAGCCAAAATAATGATGGGAAAAAATCTAGACAAATTAGGAAGAAATTTAACTccagaaaatatatttgcaCTCTTAACATTATCTTCAGCCATATTCTTAACACCAGCTTTGTACATCGATTCACACAAATGGAAAGATGcttatgaatatttaatgaataacaaaaatgtattaaaagTTTTAGGAAGACATGTACTCATGTCAGGAGTATGgttctatttatataatcaattatcctttatttcattaaataGATTAAATCATATTACACATGCTGTTGCAAGCACAGTTAAAAGAGTTTTCTTAATATTAACaagttattttatttttggaaCGAAATTTTCATTCCTTGGTGGACTTGGTTCCTCTATAGCTGTTGGTGGAACATTTGTATATTCTCttgtaaagaaaaaatttggataa
- a CDS encoding CPW-WPC family protein: protein MDKFFFFFFFFFFCFYFEISFCENDKKEELFSDNELENIGGSAGDIISSSSRAPSSKGSDNVPPNVDIAGDLLKVMKHIPPPVVELNENELIDPEIVCERDYDKPCPNDYNYLGSVHTDDDEICAPSSTYEGPCSGEELNIKNMSEKRKEKWSIKCETFWPCKRCVRNYTSFCPEKWYQVNGTLRSCKPLDDYTGPCIFEMNFSGYNKRMLEDWSLKCKAWWKCDHIMLSYECPDMDVPITEAATRWRLKKNYH, encoded by the exons atggataaattttttttctttttttttttctttttcttttgctTCTATTTTGAGATAAGCTTTTGTGAAAATGATAaa AAAGAGGAACTTTTTTCTGACAATGAATTAGAAAATATTGGTGGAAGTGCAG gTGATATTATTTCAAGTTCATCACGAGCTCCATCGTCAAAAGGTTCTGACAACGTTCCTCCTAATGTGGATATAGCAGGAGAT TTATTAAAAGTAATGAAGCATATTCCCCCACCTGTTGTAGAGT taaATGAGAATGAGTTGATTGATCCTGAAATTGTTTGTGAACGAGACTATGACAAACCTTGTCCTAAT gattataattatcttgGCTCAGTTCATactgatgatgatgaaatatGTGCTCCATCATCAACATATGAGG gaCCATGTAGTGGTGAAgagttaaatataaaaaatatgtctgaaaaaagaaaagaaaaatggtCTATTAAATGTGAAACATTTTGGCCATGCAAAAGATGTGTGAGAAATTATACATCCTTTTGTCCAG aaaaatggTACCAGGTTAATGGTACCTTAAGGTCATGCAAGCCGCTAGATGATTATACAGGTCCCTGTATATTTGAGATGAATTTCTCTGGTTATAATAAAAGGATGCTAGAAGATTGGAGTTTGAAATGTAAAGCCTGgtg GAAATGTGATCATATTATGTTATCTTATGAATGTCCCGACATGGATGTACCAATTACAGAGGCTGCTACAAG GTGGAGGTTGAAGAAAAATTATCACTga
- a CDS encoding dolichol-phosphate mannosyltransferase subunit 3, putative, with protein MITRGKVIVLIFILSTILWIYKFDKYKKSNALMKWILIPLYLVSALGLYAVISISISLYNFNNIPNGHEQLLKELHNVKKELQKRNFIFD; from the exons ATGATAACCAGGGGAAAGGTTATCGTCTTAATTTTTATCCTATCAACCATTTTAtggatatataaatttgacaagtataaaaaatcaaatgCTTTAATGAAATGGATACtt atACCCTTATATCTTGTAAGTGCCTTAGGTCTCTATGCAGTCATATCCATATCAATAAGTTTATACAACTTCAATAATATTCCAAATGGTCATGAACAATTATTAAAA gAATTACATAATGTTAAAAAGGAACTTCAAAAAAggaattttatatttgattAA